In Mycobacterium branderi, the DNA window GCGACGCTGGCCGACGTGCTCAGCGCCGTCGACTACGGCGGCGCGGTGGCCTGCAGCGGGCTGACCGGCGGCGCGGCGCTGCACACCACGGTGATGCCGTTCATCCTGCGAGGTGTCGCGCTGCTCGGCATGGACTCCGTGCAGATGCCGATCGGCCCACGCCGCGAATTGTGGGTGCGCCTCGGCAATTCGCTACGGCCGCGCCATCTTGCAGAGATCACCACCGATGTCGACATCAAGGACGTCGTCGACGTGATCGACCGGGTTCGCGCCGGCGCGTTCTCCGGTCGCGCCGTGGTTCGGGTGGCCGGCGGCTTCTAGGCTGCGGCAGAACGGGATGCGTTGCGGTAGGCAAGCACTGCCACAACACCTGACGCCAGAACAGGGCCGAGGGCCACCGCCACGTTTTGCGGCCGGTCGGCCATCAGGAACGCAGCAGCCAATGTCGTTGCCGGCACTCCCCATTGGACGGCGCCGACCAGACCGGAGCGGCCCGAGGCGGCTCGCGTCAGCCGCAGCCGCAGCCACACCGACGCGATCCCGATGATCACGGTGGATAGCACGCCGGCACCCACCCACGGACCGCGCCTGCCGCCATCGGCCATGACGGCTACACCGGTGATGAAAGTGAGAATCGCCAGTATCGGCATCGCCACTAACGCAGCCCGCAAAGTTGGCACGACAGATTCCCTGGCTGCACCGCTTCGGATGCGCGCTAATTCGGCGGTTTGCACGCCGACGGCGATGGTGAGACCGATTGCAATGGTGATGTGGGTGGCCAGCACCAATGGGTTGGGCATGCTCCGATGTCCTCCAAATTCGGCGGCGAAACTCTGCCCTTACGACGGGTGGCGGAGCCGAAAAGTTACATCCCGCGGAGTCTTGCGCCGCCCAGAAAACAAAAGTAACGTTACTTTCAGTTCTTGGCCCGCTTCGACGCCAAATCCGGGAGCCTCCGATGGAATCCTTTGTCCACCTGCGCAAAGGCAAGACGCCGCGCCGGCTGCATGCTGATCTCGACGGCCTCAAGGATGACGAGCTCGGCAGGGGCGGCTTCACGGGGCGCACGGCCAACATGTATCGCCGCCACGACCCCACCGCCTACCGCGCGCAAGGCCCGCTGCGGCCCATCGACGTGCTGACGAGCGAGCTCAAACCGAGCGACGCCACCGACGCCCACGGCGGGCCGTTGCTGATGTTCTCCAATCCCGACTGCCGTATCTCGCTGTCGCGCCGCAGCGAACCGATGCCGTTCTACGTCCGATACGTCGACGGTGACCTGCTGTGCTTCGTGCATGCCGGCGCGGGGGAACTGCAGACCGAGTTCGGGCCGCTGTCCTACCGGCAGGGCGATTGGGTGTATCTGCCGAAGGCGACGACGTGGCGCCAGCTGCCGGACAGCGAGACCACGTTGTTGATGATCGAGGCCACCGACGAGTTTCGCGTCCCGCCGCCGGGCGCGCTCGGCCGGCACTTTCCGTTCGACCCGTCGCAGGCCACCATCCCCGAGCCGGCGCCGTTAGAGGACGACGGCCGCGACGAGTACGAAGTCCGCCTTGTCCACGACGGCGGCCCGACAACGCTTTACTACCAACACAATCCGCTCGATGTAGAAGGGTGGCGCGGCGACAATTTTCCGTTCACGTTCAACATCGCCGACTACAACGTGGTGACCTCCGACAGCGTGCACTTGCCGCCCACCGTGCATTTGTTCATGCAGGCCACCGGCGTCTACGTGATGAATTTCCTGCCCAAACCCGCCGAAGGCGTGCCCGGCACCGAACGCACCCCTTGGTATCACCGCAACGTCGACTATGACGAGATCGCGTTCTTCCACGGCGGGTCCCTCTACGGCATACCAATGCCTCCAGGGTTGGTTTCCCATGCGCCGCAAGGGGTTCACCACGGCGCACCGGAGAAGGCGCGGGAGCGTGCGCGCCGCAAGTTCGACGACTTCGACAGCGTCGACTGGCAGGTGATCGCCGTCGACACCCGCCGCCGTCTCACCCCGTCGGCCGAAGTGCTGGCACACGACCTAGGACAACACTAAATGACCACAGCTATCAAACACGAGTACGACCGGATCCCGTATCTGGTTGCGTTCCAGAACAATTCCGGGGTGCGCGACGTCTACGGCGGGCTGGCCGAGCTGGTGGTGCTGGAGAGCCACCTGCTCAAGCCGCGCACCAAGCCGTCGGACACCGTGCTGGTGTTCATGCATCCGATCGGCGGCGGCGCCTACCTGCCGATGATGAACGCACTGGCCCGCGCCGGACACCATGTCATCTACTGCAACAGCCGATTCCGCGGCACCGACTCCGCGCTGCTGATGGAGAAAGTGGTACAGGATCTCGGCGAGTGCATCAAGGACGCCAAGGAGCGGCTGGGGTATGAGAAAGTGGTGCTGGCCGGCTGGAGCGGCGGCGGCTCGCTGTCGCTGTTCTACCAGCAACAGGCCCAGCACGCGACCGTGACATCGAGCCCATCGGGCGACGGACCCGACCTCACCCAGCTGGACCTGCCCGCCGCCGACGGTGTCATGCTGCTGGCCGCACACATCAGCCGGCACGGCACGCTGACCGAATGGCTGGACGCGTCGATCCTCGACGAATCCGATCCCACCAAACGCGATCCGGAACTGGACCTCTACAACCCCGACAACCCGAACCAACCGCCTTACAGCGAGGAATTCCTTGCCCGTTACCGGCAGGCGCAGATCGACCGGAACCGCCGCATCACCGCGTGGGTCAAAAACAAACTGGCCGAACTCAAGGCCGCCGGTCGCCCGGATGATGAGTTCGCATTCGTCGTGCACGGCACCATGGCCGACCCACGCTGGCTGGACCCGAGCGTCGATCCGAACCAACGCACCCCGGGAACCTGCTATCTGGGCGATCCTCAAGTGGTGAACATGAGCCCCGTCGGGCTGGCCCGCTTTTGCACGCTGCGCAGCTGGCTGTCGCAATGGAGCTACGACGACGCCAACGGCGACGGCATCGCCTGCGGACACGACATTGCCGTGCCGGCGCTGGTGATCGGCAACCTCGCCGACGACGCCTGCACGCCCAGCCACACCCGGCGGCTCTTCGAGGCGATCGGACATCCCGATAAGGAGATGCACGAAATCTCCGGCGCCACACACTATTACGCGGGACCGGACCAGCGGGACAAGCTGCGCCGGGCCGTCGACATCGTCACCGACTGGCTGGTGCGGCACGACTTCGCGGAGGCGCAGTGAGCGGACCGCTGGAGGGTCTTCGGGTGCTCGAGCTGGGCACCCTGATCGCCGGCCCGTTCGCCGGCCGGCTGCTCGGCGACATGGGCGCGGATGTCATCAAGATCGAGCCGCCGGGTAGCCCCGACCCGCTGCGCACCTGGGGCCAGGCCGAACTCGACGGGCATCACTTCTTCTGGACCGTGCACGCGCGCAACAAGAAAGCCGTCACGCTGGATTTGCGCAAGGACCGCGGGCGTGAGCTGTTCCTCGATCTCGTCGAGAAGTCCGACATCGTGGTGGAGAACTTCCGTCCGGGCACCCTGGAAAAGTGGAATCTGGGCTACGACGCGCTGCGCCAACGCAATCGAGGCATCGTCCTGGTGCGGGTCTCCGGCTATGGGCAGACCGGGCCGGACGCCCACAAGGCCGGCTACGCCTCGGTCGCCGAGGCGGCCAGCGGACTGCGTCACCTCAACGGCTTCCCCGGCGGCCCGCCGCCCCGACTTGCGCTGTCGCTGGGCGACAGCCTGGCCGGCATGTTCGCCGCCCAGGGCGCGCTGGCCGCGTTGTATCGTCGCGGTGTGAGCGGCGAAGGCCAGGTGGTCGACGTCGCGCTGACCGAATCCTGTTTGGCCATCCAGGAATCCACCATCCCCGACTACGACGTCGGCGGGGTGGTACGCGGTCCGTCGGGCACCCGGCTGGAGGGTATCGCTCCGTCGAACATCTACCGCGCCGCCGATGGCAGCTGGGTGGTGATCGCCGCCAACCAGGACACCGTGTTCGCACGGCTGTGCCAGGCGATGGGCCGCCCGGAGCTCGCCGGCGACGACCGGTTCGCCACCCACGGCGCCCGAGGCCGCAACCAGGACGAGCTCGACAAGATCATCGGCGACTGGGCAGCGCAGCGACAGCCCGGCGAGATCATCGAAACCCTCAGCAACGCAGGCGTGATCGCCGGACACATCAATACCGTCGCCGAGGTCGTCGAAGACCCGCAACTGCGGGCGCGGGGCATGATCGCCGAGCATTGGGACGAACGCGTCGAGCGCGCGGTGCTGGGCCCCGGGATCGTGCCGGTGTTCACCGAATCCCCGGGCCGAATCCGCAACGCCGGCCCGGCCCGCCCAGGACAACACAACGACGACGTCTACATCGGCTTGCTCGGTAAGACCGCCGAACAACTCGAAAGGTTGCGCGCCGAGGGGGCACTATGAGCCATGTAACCATCCGTGAGGTAGCGCTGCGCGACGGGCTGCAGATCGAGCAGCCAATCCCCTTGTCCGCCAAGCTCGAACTACTCGAGGCGATAGCCGCCACCGGGGTACGCGAGGTCGAGGCATGCGCGTTCGTGTCGCCGACGAAGGTGCCGTCGATGGCCGATGCCGCCGAGTTGGCCGCAGAACTGCACCGCTTTCCGGACATCGAATTCTCGGCCCTAGTGGCAAGCCCCAACGGCGCCAAACGGGCGGTCGCCGCCGGCCTGCCCGCGATCGAGTACGTGGTAGCGGCCTCCGATTCCTTTAGCCAGGCCAACGTCGGGCGATCGGCCGCCGAGGCCACCGCGCAGATCGCCGACATCGTGACGATCGCCCACGCTGCCGGCGTGAAAGTCGAAGTCATCGTCGCCACCGCGTGGGACTGTCCGTTTGACGGGCCCACGCCGCCACAGCGGGTCGTCGACATTGCCTCCGCTGCATGTGAATACGGCGTCGACCGGCTCTCGATTGCCGATACCGTCGGAACCGCCGCGCCCGGCCGGGTCAGTTCGCTGATCACGACACTGCGTCCGGTGATCGGAGATCTGCCGCTAGGCGGGCACTTCCACAACACCCGCGGCGCCGGGCTGGCCAGTGCCTACACGGCGGTCAACGCGGGGGTCGATCGGCTGGACTCCTCGGTCGGCGGGCTGGGGGGCTGCCCGTTCGCGCCCGGTGCCACCGGAAACATCGCCACCGAGGACCTAGTCTACCTGCTGACCGACAGCGGAATCGACGTCGACGTCGACCTGGAGAAGGCGATCGCCGCCGCTGAGGTCGCGAGATCGGCAGTCGGCCACGATCTTCCCGGCGCGCTGCTACGCGCCGGCGACCGGAAACGTGTCTGATGCCGACTGAGGCACTGAGCGCGAAGGGCCGCCAGACCCGCCAGGCGATCGAGCAGGCGGCGCGCAAATTGTTCGCCGAGCGCGGCTTTCACGGCACCACCCTGGCCGACATCACCTCCGCGGCGGGCAAGTCGCCGGCAGTGTTCTACCGGTATTTCGCCGACAAGGAGGACCTGCTGGCCGCGCTGGCGGAATCGTTTCTGCACGACGTGGTCGCACCGTCAGGTCTCAGCCTTTCACTACCCGAATCGCCCTACGACACCGTATTTTTCACGTCGGTGGTGACCGGCTACTGGAATATGTTCAAGCAGAATATCGGCATCATGATCGCGGTTGCGCAGCTGGCGGCCACCCAGGAACGATTCGCCGCCGTACAGAACGAGTTTCGGCGCTTCGGAATGGACATCGTTGCCGCCTCCGTACGCCGCGCCCAAGAGCAGGGATATTCGCACGACCTTGATCCCAGGCACACTGCTGCGGCGATCGCGTTGCTGTTCGAGAACTTCACTACGGTGTTCGTGGGCCCGTCGGGACTGGGCCTGGAAATGAGCGACGAGGACGCCATCGCCACCCTGTCGACGATCTGGAAGAAGACGCTCTACGGCACTTGAGGAGAGATCAGAGTGGATTTCACACTGCCCGAACATCTTCCGCGGCTGCTGGCCGAGATGGACGCCTTCATCGAGGCCGAAATCGCGCCGCTCCAAGCCGAGAACATGAAGTACTTCGACCATCGTCGAGAACACGCCCGGACCGACTGGGATAACGGCGGCATCCCGCGCCGCGACTGGGAGGACCTGCTCGCCGAGATGCGCCGGCGGGCGGACAAGGCGGGCTGGCTGCGCTACGGGCTGCCGTCCTCGCTGGGCGGGCGCGACGGGACCAACCTGGACATGGCTGTCATTCGGGAACACCTGGCCGCCAAGGGCCTTGGCCTGCACAACGACCTGCAGGACGAGTCGTCGATCGTCGGCAACTTCCCGCAGGTCATCATGATGGAGCGGTTCGGCACGGACGCGCAGCGCCGGGACTGGTCGGAGGCACTGATCACCGGGGAACGTTCGATGGCCTTCGGGCTCACCGAACCAGCGCACGGCTCCGACGCCACCTGGCTGGAGACCCGTGCCCAACGCGACCGCGACGGCTGGGTGATCAACGGCGCCAAACGGTTCAACACCGGCGTGCACCGCGCCACCCACGACCTGGTCTTCGCCCGTACCTCCGGTGAGCCCGGCCAGGCCACCGGCATCACCGCGTTCCTGGTGCCCACGGATGCGTCAGGGTTTCGAGTCCCCTTCTACTGGTGGACGTTCAACATGCCCAGTGACCACGGCGAAGTCGAGCTCAAGGACGTCCGGGTGCCCGACGACGCCGTCCTGGGCGAGGTTGACCGCGGTTTGGAGGTTGCGCAGACCTTCTTGCACGAGAACCGGATTCGGCAAGCCGCCAGCAGCCTGGGCGCCGCCCAATACTGCATCGACCGCGCCGCCGACTATGCCGGCAAGCGCACCGTGTTCGGCAAGCCGCTCTCGGTCAACCAGGCGGTGCAGTGGCCGCTGGCCGAGTTGCAAACCGAGGCTCAAATGGTGCGGTTGCTGGTGTATTACGCGGCCTGGCACCTCGACCGCAACCACCACCTCGAGGTCTCCGACAAGGTATCGATGGCCAACTATCGCGCCAACAGGCTGGTGTGCGACGCCGCCGACCGCGCCATGCAGATCTTCGGCGGACTCGGCTACACCCGCCACGAGCCGTTCGAACACATCTACCGCCACCACCGCCGCTACCGGATCACCGAGGGCGCCGAGGAGATCCAGATCCGCCGAGTAGCCCAGCGGCTGTTCAAGTTCGGCAAGAAGTGACCGACGTCCGGGAGTTGTCCGCGGCGCTGGCCCGAGTCGTCGGGGCGGAACTGGACGCCGACGTCACGATCGAGAACCTGCGGACACTGACCGGTGGAGCCAGCCGCAGCACGTGGGCGTTCGACGCCGTCGCACCCGACGCGCGCCGCTCACTGATCCTGCGCATCGGGCCGCCCGACGACGTGCATGCCCCGATGGAGCTCGAGGCCCACGTTCAGGCCACCGCGGCGGCCGCCGGCGCGCCCGTCCCCCACATCCTAGTGGCCTCTAATTCTACCGCGGCGCTGGGCAATCCGTTTCTGATCTGCGACGAGGTCAAGGGCGAGACGATCGTGCGCCGCATCGAGCGCCAACTGGACGACGACGGTCGTGAACGGCTGCTGGGCCAATGCGCGCAGGCGCTCGCGGCCATCCACCGGGCCGAGGCGCGACACCCAACGTTGCAGACCCAGGACCAACTCGGCGAGTGGCGCGACCGGCTCGACGCCATGGGCGACACCACCGCCACCTTCGAGTGGGCGTTTCGCTGGCTTTATGCACATCGGCCAGCGCCGTCACCGACTCGGCTGGTGCACGGCGACTACCGGATGGGCAACCTCATTGTCGACGGATCCGACCTGGCTGCCGTACTCGACTGGGAACTCGTGCATTTCGGCGAAGTGTATGAGGACCTGGCCTGGTTTTGCATCCGCGCCTGGCGGTTCGGCGCGCCGGCCAGCCGAGCCGCCGGCGGACTGGGCAGCATCGACAGCTTTCTTCGCGCCTACGAGCGGGCGAGCGGGACTGCGGTCGACCGCAACGCGTTTCACTGGTGGCTGGTGCTGGCGACCCTGCGCTGGGGTGTCATCTGCCGCTACCAGGCCGAGCGGCACCTGAGCGGACAGACCCGGTCGGTGGAGCTGGCCGCGATCGGCCGGCGGGTCTGTGAAACCGAATGGGACCTGCTCACCCTGCTCGACGGGGCTGCGTCGTGACCGGCCCCCACGGCCGTCCCACCGCGGCCGAACTGGTCGCCGCGGTCGCCGAGTTTCTGGAAACCCATGTGCGGGAGGCAACTACCGGGCAAGTCAACTTCCACGCCCGCGTGGCCGCCAACGCGTTGCGTATCGTCGAGCGCGAACTGCTCGTCGGCTCCGACACAACCGTCTCCGAGGCGCTGGCAGCTCTCGGCTTCGCCGACGAAGCGCAGCTGGCGGCCGCCATCCGGGCCGGTGAACTAGACAAGGACACCGAGAAGGTGATGGCATGTCTGCGGACGCTGGTCGGGCATCGGCTAGCAGTTGCCCATCCCGGCTACGACCGCTAATTGTCGCTAAAAGGCTTCTGCCGCACCGCAGTAACGCGGTAACACTCGACGAAGTCGCCGTAGCCGCACGTTTCGGCCAGCGCCAGCTCGCCTTCCCGGTCGACTTCCTCGAGGTCGTCCATCCATTGGCGCACGTACACCGCGCCGGTCTGGGGCGCCGCCGGCAAGGCTTGCTGCGCAGCGCGCAACCGGCTAAGACAGCGAATGTACTGCTCGGCCAGCGTCAACCGATGAACTCCGGTAACCAAATCGATTGCCTCACCGGCCCATAACCGCACCATGCGGCGATAGGCGGTAATTTCTTCACCCGGTAGACCCGCGTCGCTGAGCACGAAACGGGCTTTGCCGACCTCGGCCAACAACTCGGCACGCCTTCGTTTCAGATTCTCCCGCGACGAAAGCAAATCCGCTCCGATCCGGTCTCCGGCGGTCGGGTCAGCGGGCCTGGTCGTGGTTGGCGGATGTATCGCGAGGCCGACGTCGACGCGTGCCCAGTCGCCGAAACTCTCTGCCCACAGGCCGAACTCGCCGATGGCGACGTTGAGCTCGGCGCGGTGAGAGTCGAGGTGCGCGGCGAATTTGCTTCGCCCCTTGGCCCTCATCAACTGTGACGCCTCGACGGCTGCC includes these proteins:
- a CDS encoding acyl-CoA dehydrogenase family protein, with the protein product MDFTLPEHLPRLLAEMDAFIEAEIAPLQAENMKYFDHRREHARTDWDNGGIPRRDWEDLLAEMRRRADKAGWLRYGLPSSLGGRDGTNLDMAVIREHLAAKGLGLHNDLQDESSIVGNFPQVIMMERFGTDAQRRDWSEALITGERSMAFGLTEPAHGSDATWLETRAQRDRDGWVINGAKRFNTGVHRATHDLVFARTSGEPGQATGITAFLVPTDASGFRVPFYWWTFNMPSDHGEVELKDVRVPDDAVLGEVDRGLEVAQTFLHENRIRQAASSLGAAQYCIDRAADYAGKRTVFGKPLSVNQAVQWPLAELQTEAQMVRLLVYYAAWHLDRNHHLEVSDKVSMANYRANRLVCDAADRAMQIFGGLGYTRHEPFEHIYRHHRRYRITEGAEEIQIRRVAQRLFKFGKK
- a CDS encoding DUF6285 domain-containing protein; the encoded protein is MTGPHGRPTAAELVAAVAEFLETHVREATTGQVNFHARVAANALRIVERELLVGSDTTVSEALAALGFADEAQLAAAIRAGELDKDTEKVMACLRTLVGHRLAVAHPGYDR
- a CDS encoding TetR/AcrR family transcriptional regulator; amino-acid sequence: MPTEALSAKGRQTRQAIEQAARKLFAERGFHGTTLADITSAAGKSPAVFYRYFADKEDLLAALAESFLHDVVAPSGLSLSLPESPYDTVFFTSVVTGYWNMFKQNIGIMIAVAQLAATQERFAAVQNEFRRFGMDIVAASVRRAQEQGYSHDLDPRHTAAAIALLFENFTTVFVGPSGLGLEMSDEDAIATLSTIWKKTLYGT
- a CDS encoding CaiB/BaiF CoA transferase family protein, with the protein product MSGPLEGLRVLELGTLIAGPFAGRLLGDMGADVIKIEPPGSPDPLRTWGQAELDGHHFFWTVHARNKKAVTLDLRKDRGRELFLDLVEKSDIVVENFRPGTLEKWNLGYDALRQRNRGIVLVRVSGYGQTGPDAHKAGYASVAEAASGLRHLNGFPGGPPPRLALSLGDSLAGMFAAQGALAALYRRGVSGEGQVVDVALTESCLAIQESTIPDYDVGGVVRGPSGTRLEGIAPSNIYRAADGSWVVIAANQDTVFARLCQAMGRPELAGDDRFATHGARGRNQDELDKIIGDWAAQRQPGEIIETLSNAGVIAGHINTVAEVVEDPQLRARGMIAEHWDERVERAVLGPGIVPVFTESPGRIRNAGPARPGQHNDDVYIGLLGKTAEQLERLRAEGAL
- a CDS encoding phosphotransferase family protein, whose translation is MSAALARVVGAELDADVTIENLRTLTGGASRSTWAFDAVAPDARRSLILRIGPPDDVHAPMELEAHVQATAAAAGAPVPHILVASNSTAALGNPFLICDEVKGETIVRRIERQLDDDGRERLLGQCAQALAAIHRAEARHPTLQTQDQLGEWRDRLDAMGDTTATFEWAFRWLYAHRPAPSPTRLVHGDYRMGNLIVDGSDLAAVLDWELVHFGEVYEDLAWFCIRAWRFGAPASRAAGGLGSIDSFLRAYERASGTAVDRNAFHWWLVLATLRWGVICRYQAERHLSGQTRSVELAAIGRRVCETEWDLLTLLDGAAS
- a CDS encoding alpha/beta hydrolase, which translates into the protein MKHEYDRIPYLVAFQNNSGVRDVYGGLAELVVLESHLLKPRTKPSDTVLVFMHPIGGGAYLPMMNALARAGHHVIYCNSRFRGTDSALLMEKVVQDLGECIKDAKERLGYEKVVLAGWSGGGSLSLFYQQQAQHATVTSSPSGDGPDLTQLDLPAADGVMLLAAHISRHGTLTEWLDASILDESDPTKRDPELDLYNPDNPNQPPYSEEFLARYRQAQIDRNRRITAWVKNKLAELKAAGRPDDEFAFVVHGTMADPRWLDPSVDPNQRTPGTCYLGDPQVVNMSPVGLARFCTLRSWLSQWSYDDANGDGIACGHDIAVPALVIGNLADDACTPSHTRRLFEAIGHPDKEMHEISGATHYYAGPDQRDKLRRAVDIVTDWLVRHDFAEAQ
- a CDS encoding hydroxymethylglutaryl-CoA lyase, with protein sequence MSHVTIREVALRDGLQIEQPIPLSAKLELLEAIAATGVREVEACAFVSPTKVPSMADAAELAAELHRFPDIEFSALVASPNGAKRAVAAGLPAIEYVVAASDSFSQANVGRSAAEATAQIADIVTIAHAAGVKVEVIVATAWDCPFDGPTPPQRVVDIASAACEYGVDRLSIADTVGTAAPGRVSSLITTLRPVIGDLPLGGHFHNTRGAGLASAYTAVNAGVDRLDSSVGGLGGCPFAPGATGNIATEDLVYLLTDSGIDVDVDLEKAIAAAEVARSAVGHDLPGALLRAGDRKRV
- a CDS encoding homogentisate 1,2-dioxygenase; its protein translation is MESFVHLRKGKTPRRLHADLDGLKDDELGRGGFTGRTANMYRRHDPTAYRAQGPLRPIDVLTSELKPSDATDAHGGPLLMFSNPDCRISLSRRSEPMPFYVRYVDGDLLCFVHAGAGELQTEFGPLSYRQGDWVYLPKATTWRQLPDSETTLLMIEATDEFRVPPPGALGRHFPFDPSQATIPEPAPLEDDGRDEYEVRLVHDGGPTTLYYQHNPLDVEGWRGDNFPFTFNIADYNVVTSDSVHLPPTVHLFMQATGVYVMNFLPKPAEGVPGTERTPWYHRNVDYDEIAFFHGGSLYGIPMPPGLVSHAPQGVHHGAPEKARERARRKFDDFDSVDWQVIAVDTRRRLTPSAEVLAHDLGQH